In Streptomyces sp. NBC_01381, the sequence GCCGTCCACGTCGATCTTGATGAAGTCGACGTCGTGCAGGCCGAGTCCGTCGAGCGTCAGGCACGGCACGTCGACCGCCTTCGCGTGGATGTCCCTGCGGATGAGCGAGGAGACACCCCGGTCGCCCCGGTCGCCGCGCGGCAGCCAGAGGCGCGCCGTGCCGGGACGGTCGGTGGCCGCGGCCTGGATCACCCGGACGTTGCCGGGAGTGGAGTCCTCCAGGAGGCGGGCCAGATGCGGCACCGGTTCCACGGTCACCACGCGGCGCGCGCGGGACGCCAGGCGCCGCGACCACGGGCCGTACCAGCCGCCGACGTCGACCGCCGTGGAGCAGCCGCGCGGGCAGAGGTCGCCGAGCCGGGCGAGTTCCGGTTCGAAGCGGGGGTAGACGAGCCGGGCCAGGGCGCCGATCAGCCGGGCGGGAAGGTGCGGGGCGAGGCGGGCGGCGACGGTCTTGTGGGGCCCCGCCGGAGTCTTGTCGGGCCCCGTCACGGTGAGATCCGCTTCAGGAGCTGCTCGTGCTCGTCCTCCGGTATCTGCTCGCCGGAGGAGGGGAGGAGCTGCGGTATGCCGTCGATGATCGGGTAACGGCGGCGCAGCCGCGGGTTGTAGAGGACCTCTTCCGGCACGAGGGGTTCCTCGGGCTCAAGGAGGTGCAGCGGGCCCTTGTCGAGCGGGCACGCGAGGATCTTCAGCAGCGGGTCTTCGGGGTTCATCAGCTGGTCAGCTCCTTGGTGGGGGTGGGGGGTTGGGCAGGCGGCTCGGGTCGGGGGTCGTGCTTGGGCATGGCGAGCAGCACGGACACCGCGAGCGCCGTGCCCGCGATGCGCAGGGCGAGCCGCAACGGTTCCTCCGGCAGCGGCTCGCCGAAGGCGAGGGTCCCGAGTACGGCGGTGAACAGCGCGGTGACCGTCGTGCACACGGGGACGATGAGCGAGGCCCGGCAGCGCTGCAGCGCCGCCTGCGACATGATCAGGCCGAACACGCCGGTGAAGAGCAGGAGATACGGATACGGGGAGCTCAGCAGATCGAGCAGCGCCGAGCCGAGTCCCTCCGTCGTCAGATAGCTGGAGACGCCCTTGATGGCGAGCGAGCTCACGCCGTAGAGCAGGCCGACGGCCACCCCGTACTCGACGCCGGTCGTCGGAAGCCGGTGCCGGTGCCTGGCCCGGCGCTCGGCCGATCCGTACAGCAGGACCCCCGCCGCGAGCGAGGGCAGACAGACGGCGAGGACCAGCGGCACGGGCGCGCTGCGGCTCACCGTGTCCGAGCCCTCCCGCAGCGAAAGCACGACCATGAGCAGCGCGGCCAGGATGGCCCCGACGGCGTACCGCTCGCGCCCGGAGGTCTGCTCGCCGAGCAGCTTGGAGGAGAGCAGCAGCAGAAGGACGAGTCCGGATACGAAGATGCCCTGCGCGGCGGCGATCGGCAGTGTCCGGTAGACGGCGAGCTGCGCGCCGAACCCGGCGGCGAGCGCCAGCGATCCGCCGATCCAGAGCGGGCTGCTGATCACCTGCTTCAGGAGCCGCGCCGGGCTTCGCACGCTGACGGACGGCATCGCGGTCAGGGCCCGCTTCTCCAGGACGAACCCGGTGCTGTAGAGCACGTTCGCCAGCAGAGCGGCGGCCACACCCCACCACATGGCTCTAAGTCCTTCGGGCGTGCAGCAGCAGGATCGACGAGGCGCTCGGCACCGCGCAGGCGAGCCGGTCCAGGGCGCGCAGTGGTCGTGGTACGCCGTGGAAGGGTGCGCCCGCGACGCGGACGACGTCGAAGCCGGACGCGGCGACGAACTCCCGCAGGGCGCGCGCGGTGTAGAGCCGCAGATGCCCGACGACCTCGGTGCCGGGGCGGCCGTGGATCCCGCGCAGGCTCACCTCGGAGAAGACGGGCTGCACCCCGGCGAGCAGCAGCCCGCGGTTGTACCAGGCGGCGAGGTTCGGCGTGGACAGCATCAGATGGCCGCCAGGCCTGAGGACTCTGCGCAACTCGTCGAGCGCGCTGTCGGGGTCCACGAGATGCTCGATGACCTCGCTGAACAGCACGGCGTCGGCCGAGCCGTCCGCGAACGGAAGCCCGCCGTCGGTGAGTTCACCGCGTACGACGTACGAGAGATGGGAGTGGGCGCGCTTGAGGGCGTCCTGCGACCAGTCGACGCCGATGACGCGGTGCCCCGCGAGGAACGGTGCCGCGGCCGCCGCCGCGGTGCCGTCGCCGCAGCCGATGTCGAGGACGACGGCGGTGCGCGATGTGGCGGGGCCCAGGGCGTCGGCGAGCATCCGGGCCTGGCGCAGGCTGCGGGCGTCGCCGGACGCGACGGGGACGGACGGGTCCTCGTAGAAGTCCCGCAGGTCGCGGGGGGCGCTGCTGGTGGAACTGGTGGACCTGGTGGGCGCTGTCATGACGAGGTGCCCTCCTCCGTGGCGTGCAGATAGTGCTCGAAGAGGTCCCGCAGATGGGCCCCGTCCCCATGGCTGAGCAGCGTCTTCGACCAGCGCAGGGCGAGATGGAGGCGGCCCGCGGTGGACGCGGTGGTCACGGTCAGGCCGCGCGGAAGGCGGGCGGGCGCGGAGAACCAGACGGCGTACGCGCGTCCCGCGTCACCGAAGTCGAGCGGGTACGGCACGCGGCCGATGTTGCTGAGCAGCGTGGTGGAGGTCCAGGGCCCGGCGGCTCTGCGCAGGCCGCGGGTGAGGGCGGCCCTGACGGTGACGGGAAGCACGGGGGAGGTCAACAGGGCGGCTCCGTGGCCGAGTTGGGGCCGGTCGAGGGCCTTGAGGGCGCGGGTGCGCTCGGCGGTGCGCCGCAGCAGTGCGCCGATTTCCTCGGGTCCCCATTCCTTCCCGGTCAACTCGCCCGCGCTGAAGGGGACTTCGACGAGCCGGGTGCCGTTGCCGATCGGCATCTCCATGTCGCGCGGCCGGTCGTCGACGGGCATGGTGATCCGGAACGGCCGGGGGCGCGATCCGTGCTCCCGGTTCCAGTGCGCGATCATCAGCGCGGTCGCCACCATGAGCTGGTCGTTCACGGTGAAGGGCGCGCCCTTGGGCCGGCGCGGCACGGCAAGCTCCGCGACGAGCATGCCGTTGCCGGGGGACGGCTCGGGCGTCCCCTTGGACACCCGGGCAGGGGGCGCCCACCCGGAAGGCGCGTCGACCGGGGCCCGTTCCGCCTCGGGGGCGGGCGACGGGGCCGTACGCAACGGGGGAGGAGCGGCGGGGGAGTTGTCCTGGCCGTCGTACAGCTCGGCGGCGGTCGCGAGCACGCGGAGGCAGGCGGGGCCGTCGAGGGCGGTGTGGTTGATGGTGAGGAAAAGAACGCTAGGGGTGCCGTCCTCGGGGCGGCCGTCTGCCACCTCGGAAGCGATCACCTCCATGCGGATCGGAGGTGAGGCCGACAGCGGCGGCGAGTCGGAGAGGGAGCGTATGCGGGCCTTCTTGAGGGCGTCCCGCTCCGGCGGCGGGAACGACACCACCTCGACGTCCGGCTCCGCCGTCAGTTCCCACTCGTAGCGGCGGCGGTACCAAGGCCCCCGCGCCTCCCGCATCAGGATGCGCGGGTGACGGCGCAGGGCCTCGGTGAACGCGGCCTTCAGCCGGGCCGGGTCCGGGGTGCCCGGCAGGTGCACCTCGATGTGCACCGTCTCCGGCTCCTCCTCCTGGAGGCAGTGCCTTGCGACCTCGTCGACGACGGGGAACGGCACGCGTTTCGGCCGCCGTTCGGGTCCGTCCGCGTGACGTGCCGGCTGGTCGAGTGCGGTCATCGCTCTGTGTCCTCCCCCGGGCCTGTCGGGGCCGCGGTCCCCGCGAACCCGCCCGAAGCCTTCGGCCTGCGCCGCCTGAACCGTGTGGTCCGCTCGCCCGGCGGGGCGGGCTCCGGCTGTGCGGACGCGGGCCCTCGGGCGGAGATGGTCGAACTGGCGGCTTGCGGCTCGCCCTCCGACGACTCGCCTTCCGTTTCCGTACCGGCCCCCGGCCCGCTCTCCCCGCGCTTGCGGCGGGGCAGCGGCTGGGTGCCCAAGTCCCGGTCGGGGCCCAGCGGGAGGGGTCCCGTCGAGGGATCAGGAGCCGGCGGGGACGGCGCGGGAGCCGCGGGCGGGGCGGCCTGGGGCGGCGGGCCCCATGGCGTCGCGCCGCCGCTGCCGGGGCCGCCACTGTCAGGACCGGAAGGATCACCCGAACCCCCAGGCCCGGCAGCCGCAGCCGCAGGCACAGCAGTCCCCGAAGCCGAGGACCCCACGCTCACCAGCGCCGCGAACAGCGCGATGATCGCCAGGAGTTGGGCCGCGGGACCGAACGCCCCCTCGTCCGAAGCGATCGGCTCGCCCGCGCCGATGGCCGCCGCGATGCCCGCCCCGGCCATCGCCACGAAGGCGACCGGCACGAGCAGCGCGTGGCGGCGCCAGGCGAGGAGGGCGAGCGCGGGCACGATCAGCGCGAACCAGCCCGCGATCACCGCGGCGACCAGCGTCAGCGCGACCGCGCCGAGGACGAGGCCGGGCGCGGGCGGTGCCGTGTCCGGGCCTTCCGGGTTCGGCTCGCGGCGCCGGATCAGGACCAGGGCGACCAGGGCGAGCACCCCGACGCCACCGCCGATCAGGCCGATCTCGTAGACACGCGAGGGCTCGTAGGTCAGCTTGACGGTGCCGCCCTCGCCCTTGGGGATCAGCCAGCCCTGCTGCCAGCCGTCGAGGCGTACCGACGAGAGCTCCTCGCCGTTCAGCGTCGCCTTCCAGCCGTCGTTGATGTTCTCGTACGTCGAGAGATACGAGGCCGCGCCCGAGCCGACCGACAGCTCGCGCCGGTCGCCGAGCCAGTCCTTGATGTCCAGGGCACGGGACTTCCGGTCGATCGCGCCCGGCGTGCCCTGCGTCATCGAGACGTCCATCAGGGTCAGCGGACCCGCGTCACCGGCCTCGACGGTGTGCTCGCCGGAGCCGAGCGACACATTGGTGTTCTTCTCGCCCCGGCTGCAGAGCGTCACCTCGATGGGACGCCGCTCCACCAGATCCCGCACCGAGCCCTTGGCGCTCGTCGCGTACAGCTTGCCGTCGACGGCGAGCTCCGGGCCCTTGCCGCAGGCGAGTTCGAAGGTCGCGGACGCCTCCGGCTGCGGTGTGCGGTACTTGTCCAGGGCCGGGACGTACACCTCGGTCAGACCCACCGGAAGCTGCAACTCGGCGTCCGCCACCGGGTTGTGCACCGTCAACGGCGCGGTCTCGGTGATCGTGATGGTCATCTCGTCCGTGGTGATCGGCGCGAAGCGCGCCACGCCGTTCTCGTCGACGCCCACGATCGCGGCGCCGTCCGGCGAGCTGATCTCGATCTTCTCGGGACGCGTCGACAGACCACCGGCCGCCGGAAGCACGATCTCGCCGACCGCCTGCTTGTCCGGCCACTTCAGATGGACGACCGGAGTGTCGCCGGCGATCCAGGCCGTCGTCAGGTCGCCGTCCGTCAGATTGCGCGGCGACAGACTCCTGCCGAGCCCCGACGTGGAGTCGGCGGTGGCGATGATCTGGTCCTTCTGCTCGGGCGCCACCTGGTAGAGCAGCTTGTCGAGCTCCTTGCCCGGTACGGCGACCGCGCTCGCGGACACCTCGTAGTCGCCTTCTGCGGGTGTCGTGAAGCGGCGGTGCAGGCCCGACTCGGTGTTCACCGGCGACAGCGCGCTCGGGTCCGACGAGCGGTGCATCGAGTACGTCGTCGCGTCGGCGCCGACAGCGGTGTCCCTGGAGGAGCCCCCGGTGTCCGACGGCATCTTCAGGAGCTTCGTCACCTTCACACCGGGCACGGTGATCTCGGAGAACCCGGCACCGGTGAGACCCTCGTGCCCGATCTGCGCGTCCAGGATCGTGATCTTCAGCCAACTCGACGCACCGGCGGGCGACTTGATCCGCTGCCGCATGCCGTCGGGCTGCAGGGTGCTGGTGGCGCTGCCCTGCTCGGTCTCCACCCGCACCTTGGTGGGCGCGGCCCGCACACCCTCCTGCGGCAGCGGGATGACCTTGATCGAGGAGGGGATCGACTCCTTGGACCGGAACTCGGCCTTGATCCACGAGCCCTTCGGCTTTCCGGGACTGCCCTCGGCCCAGGCCGTCTCGGGGTTCCCGTCGAAGGCGTTCACGGGGTCGTACTGCGGCAGATGGAACAGCCAGTTGCCGTAGCTCGACGCGGTGACGGACTTCGCGCCGCGCAGCTGCGCCGTCGTCTGGTGCTCGATCCCGTCGGTGGGCAGGATCTGATGCGGCTTCTTGCCCGGCTCCTGGAGGGCGTCGCTCGCGTTGCGTTCGCCCGGTCCGTACGTATAAGAGGTGTTGTTGTTGACCAGGCCGAAGCGGGTGTCCGCGCGGCGCAGTCCGTCACCGACCGCCTGGAGTCCGGGCGCCCCGATCCCCGGGTGGTTGTCGCCCGTCAGGACGGAGGGACGGTCCCGCATCGAGGGGTCGGCGGAGAGCGGGAGCAGCGACTCGGGTCCGCCGCTCACCACGGCCGTGTTGGAGACCGCCTTGATCCCGGCCTGGCCGGGGCGTTCCGCACCCGAGCCGGGGGCGTAGATCTCCACCGGGCGCTCGCGCGGATACAGGCCCTCGATCTGGAGCGGAGTGTCGTTGGGGATCTTCCCGCCGGTCTCGGTGGGGCCGAAGCCGGTGACCCGCTCGAATCCCGACTCCTCCAGGGTCCGCTTCACCGTCGCGGTCGGCACGTTGCCGACCTGGTCGGGGTCGAGGTCATTGCGTACGACGACGTAGTACATCCCGGCGCGGGTCAAGTAGTCGCGCAGACCGGGTACTTCACTGCCCGTGGCGAGTGCCTGCTCCACCGCGTCCATCGCGCGCCGGTTGCCGGGCGTGCCGAACGGGACGTAGTCGCGCTGGGCCCAGCGGGACTCGGCGAGCACGTCGAGGGGCTGGTCGATGGGCGAGCCCCAGGTGTAGATGCCGTGCGCGGTCGCGGGCACGACGAGCGCGCGGGAGTCGGGGGAGTACTTCTCCAGCCAGTCGGCCGTCGCCTGCCAGTAGTTGGGCAGCTTCTGGAACGAACCGGGCTGCAGGATCGACCCGTTGAGGTAGGGGAACGCGAGCCCGGGAAGCACCAGTACGGCGGCGATGAGGGGAGCGTACTTGCGGCCCTTCACCGGCCGCGCCCCGCGCGCCTGCGCGGCCACGCCCACCAGGTGCATCAGGCCGAAGACCAGCGCGAGCGCGAGGCCCGTCTGGAACTTGTAGATGTTGCGGAAGGGGACGAGCCCGCCGTTCAGCCAGCTCTGCACGGTCTCGTGGAAGGGCGCGCCGAACGCGCCGCCGTACCCGGCAAGCGTGACCAGGACGACCGAGAGCACGGTCAGGACGAGCCAGCGCCGCTCGGGCAGATCACGCCGGGCGAGGCCCGCGAGGCCGAGCGCAGCCGCGAGCGCCGAGCAGACCACCACGACGACGGAGGTGGCGACCGTCCATCCGGCGGGCAGCCAGGCCTCGCCGAAGTGCAGATACGCGACCCAGTTGCCGGCGCCGCGCAGCGTCTCCGTGGCCGACATCGTGCCGGTCGTGGTGGCCGAATTCTCCACGTACGGAAGGAAGTTCTCGCCGTAGATGCCGAGCATCAACAGCGGCACCACCCACCAGGCGGTCGCCAGGATCACTCCCGGAACCCACCAGGTGATCAGCTTCCGCTTGCGCGGTCCGTTCGGCCGGGAGAGGAGATAGAGGCCCACCGGGAGCAGGGACGCGAGCGTCGCCGCCGCGTTCACGCCGCCCATGAAGGGGATGAAGAGCGCGGAGCGGCACGCCGCGAGACGGGCGCTGATGCGGTCGTTCGTCAGCGGAAGCAGCACCCACGGCAGGAGCGCGCCGGGCAGCGCGGCCGCCGACGTCGACCCGACGACCACGGTGAACGTCGGCCACAGCGCGTACGCCACCGCGCCGAGCAGCCTGCTCGCACTGTTGCCGATCTTCAGCCGCTCGGCGAGCCGCAGCGCACCCCAGAACGCGACCGACACGATCAGCGAGAGCCAGAGCCGCTCCGCGAGCCACACCGGCAGCTGGACGAGCTTGGCCAGGCCGTAGAACGGCAGCATCGGCCAGGCGTAGCCGACGTACTGGTCCTGGATCCCGCCGAAGCCGCCCCGGTCGTGCCAGAGCTGGCCCAGATCGGAGAGGAACTGCCAGGGATCGACGGCGACGCCGAGCTTGGTGTCGAACGTCATCCGCCCCGGTTTGACGGCGAGGAAGAGCACGAGCACAACGGCCCAGAACCCCAGCAGCCAGCGCTTGGAGCGTGGCCCCCGTTCGGGTTCCGGGGCGGCAGTCGTGGGGCGGACCGCCGCCGGGGGTGGGGCCTGGACCGTGGTCATGGACACCGCCTGAGGATGAGGAGGAGATTCCAGGTGGCGAACTCGCGCACGCCGGGCACCTTCGTGATGCCGCCGGCCAGGAACGGCCAGTAGCGGGACCGTGCGGACACGACGGAGACGTCGTCCCTGGCCCGCACCTGGCGCAGCGTGGGGCCGATGTGGTGGGCGAAGAGGTTCTCGCCCAGGGTGTGCTTGGCCTTCTTGCCGGTACGCCGCTCATAGCGGGCCCGGGCCCGGTCGGCGCCCAGGAAGTGCCAGGGCGCCCACTCGTGCCCGCCCCACGGCGAGTACCAGTTGGTGAACGAGACATAGATCAGACCGCCGGGCCTGGTCACCCGCACCATCTCGCTGAGGAACGTCTGCGGGTCGTCCACGTGCTCCAGAACATTGGAGGAGAACGTGACGTCCGCGACGCCGTCCGCGAGCGGCAGCAGATAGCCGTCAGCGACGACCGAGCCCTCGGGGGGCTTGGCGCCCAGCTCCGCCGGGTCCGGTTCGAAGAGGAAACTCTGCGCACCGCGCCGCCGGAACTCCTCGGTGAAGTAGCCACCGCCGCCGCCGACATCGACGACGATCCGGTCCCTGACCGTGCCGTACGCCTCGACCTGGTCGGCGGCGTCACGGGCGAGCAGCGTGTAGCACCGCTCGGGCTCCTGCTGCTCACGCAGGAAGGCCCGGAAGAGGGTCAGGGAACGGCGCAGCGAAGGGTCCTTCACGCGGACCCCTGGGAGGCGTGATATGCGACCGCCTCTGCGGCGACCGTCTGGAACTCGCGTACGGAGTTGGCCCAGCGGAAGCTGGCGGCCCGCTCGCCGGCGGCCTTGCCGAAGGCCGTTCGCCGCTCGGCGCTCAGGGCGAGGGCGCACCAGGCGGCGGCGAAGGAACTCTCGCCGCGGGCGAGGAGCCCGGTGACGCCGTCCTCGATGGAGTCGCGGATGCCGGGTACGTCGAAGCCGACCGCGGGGGTGAACCGAGTGGCGGCCTCGGTGACGACCAGGCCCCAGCCCTCCACCGCCGACGGGTGCAGGAGCAGCCAGGCCTCGCAGAGCAGCCGGTGCTTCTCCGCCTCGGAGACATGGCCCTTGAACTCCACGCCGGGACCGGCGAGTTGCTCGAGCCGCTCCCGCTCGGGCCCGTCGCCGACGATCACCAGACGGCCGCCGGTGACGGGTCTGACGCGCTCCCAGAGCCGCAGGAGCAGATCGATGCGCTTGTACTCGACGAGCCGTCCCATCGCGAGGAACAGCGGCTCGTCGGAGCGGGGATGGAGGGGGCCCGGTTCTTCGACCCCGTTGTGGACTATCCGTATTCGCTCCCGCTCCACGCCTATCGCGCGCAGGGCGGTGGCCGTCGACGGCGAGACGGCCACGAGCAGGTTGCCGCGCTGGGCTCCCGAGAGCGACCAGTGCTCGAGTCTTCGGCCGAGCCGGGCCGCGGGGGCGAGCGCGCCCTGAAAGCGCATCCCCCACAGGTCGGTGTGGACGTGGTTGACCAGGCACAGCGTGGGACCGCGGTGCCACAGCGGCGCCAGGTACGGCATGCCGTTGCAGACCTCGACCAGCAGGTCGCAGTCGCCGACCTGCCGGGCGAAGGCGGAGCGCGAGCGCAGATAGTGACCGAGGTCGCCGCCCGCCGACACCACGCGGTAGTCGCGGAAGGCGGCAGGACCCCCGCACAGCAGGGTGACCTGGTGGCCCAGCTTGCTCAGGCCGTCGGCCAGCCGGTCGACGAGCAGTTCGGACCCGCCCGCGGCCGGATTGCCGAGGTCGCGGCGGGCGAGGAAGACGATCCGGCGCGGCTGTGGGGGAGGCGCCGGAAGGCGCTGCGCGACCCGAGGGGTGGCGGCGCGCAGCGGGGATGGCACGTGCTGGGGCATGCGTGCTCCAACTCGTCAGGGTGCGGATCCGTGGGGGGTGGAACCGTTCGGGTCACTTACGGGGGTCTTGCGGGTGCGGGGTCTTGCGGAGGTGCTGTGCTCGGTCTGTGCGGGGGCGGTGCGGGGACTGTGTTCGGGTGGGGTGGATAGTTTTCGCCGCCCTGTTCGACGCGGCTACTCACCGAAGTGATAATTTCGGGGGTTTCATTAGCTGACGTCTCATCACATCGTGGTGGGTTGCAGGGCGCTTGGTGACGTATCGCCATTCGGACGGTCCGGCTCCGCTGCTGAATCCAGTCCTCCGGACCCATTTGCCCCACTATTGGACCGCCGTCCCCTGACGACGAGCACGACTCCCGCGGCGGTGAGCAGCGCACCCAGCGCACCCGCACCCACGGGCAGCGTCGTGCCCACCAGCTTCAGCCGGCTGCTGTCGTCGTCGGCGAGACCGACCTGCGTCTTCTGCGTCTTGGCCGTGAACGCGATGCGCTTGCTGTCGAGCAGCACCGTCGCGTCCTTCTCGGAGCCCGGCGCGCGCAGTGTCTTGCGGGGCCCGACCGCCGCGTAGATGATCCGGCCCGTGGTCTTGTCGGCCACCAGCTCCACGCCGTGGTTGGCGTACCACTCCTCGGCCAGCACATTGCTGCGCTTGGGCTGTCCGACCAGGCGCCCCGGCACGAGCCGGGTCCCGGTCTTGGTGGGCTTCACCTTGGCGGTGAAGCGGTAGCCCTCGTACCCCTGGATCTTCTTCGTGCCGCGGAAGGTCAGCGGGACGGTCGCACCCAGGGTGTTGTCCCACCAGACGTACGAGCGTTTCTCCACGTCGAAGGGGAACTTGAGGTAGGCCTCGCCCTCGAAGTACGGCTTCTCGCCGCAGCAGTGCACCGGCCTGTTGGTCTCCCGGTCGGTGACCCAGCGCTCCTGGGTGAACAGGAGCGAGTCGTGCGGGTCCGCGGCCGGCAGGGACTTGTCGGGATCGACCGACGTGACCACGTCCCAGACTGCGTGTTCTTTGGTGCTGTCCTCCACGTCGCCGCGTACCTGACGCGTGATCGTGAGGTTCTTGTTATGCACCGTCTTGATCTTCTTGGTGTCGAAATAACTGCCTTTGCCCTTGAAGACCGTAATGGTGTCGATGTCGACCGGCGTGCGTTTTGCCCGTGGCTCGACGTACCACGCGAGCAGCGGTGCCAGGACGAGCAGGAAGACGCCGAGTCCCAGGAGGACCAGCGAGAGGGGCGAGGCTGTGCGGCGCATCCGGCACTCCTGATGGCGGGGGCGAAGGTTACCGAGCCGTATGGGGCCGGAACGCTAGGCGGACCCTTGACTTTGTGTCAATGCATTGATGAAACTGTGCTCTCGCCGGGCGGGGCCGGTAAAGGACTGTGCGAACACCAGCTGTGCGACCAGGGTGGGGACGACCTCCAGCAGAGAGGCTGACCCTGACATGCACCGATTGCTCGCCGCAGGACTGACCGCGGTGGCCGCCGCCGCCCTCGCCGTGGCTGCCGCCTTCGGCCTCGTCGCTGCCCTGAACGCGACCCCGGACCAGCCCAATACGCCCCTCGTGCACTACGAGCCGCCGCGCGGGGGCAGTGAGTGACCGTGCCCGTGAGCGAGAGCCAGGGTTCGCTGTCCGTCCGTTCCGCCTGGCGGGATGTCCCGCCGATGCTGGTACGGCAGTTCGCCGCGCTCGCCCTGGACGAGGTGCCCGCGCTGGCCCAGGACATCCTGCGGGAGATCCGCGCCGAGTACCCGGGGCTTCCCGTGGTCCTCGACGACTCGGGCGAGCCGATGGCGCTCATCGGCATCCGGCGCGCCCTCGAAGGCTTCGTCCAGCAGATCGCGGCCGGCGAGGGCCGGCCGTGCTATCCGCTGGAGGTCTTCCAGGAATTCGGCCGCGGGGAGGGCCTGCACGGCCGCAGCCTCGACTCGCTGCAGGCCATCTACCGGCTCGGCGTGCGCCTCGCCTGGCGCCGCCTCGCCGAGATCGGCCAGCAGATCGAGATCCCGCCGCCCGCCATGTACGAACTCGCCGAGTCGGGCTTCGAGTATCTCGACGGCCTGGTCGACCAGTCGGTACGCGGCTACGCCGAGGCCGCGGCCCGGCAGGCGGGCGAACGGCTGCGCCTGCAAAGGAAGTTGATGGAGCTGCTGCTCTCCGAGCGGCGCGGCGATGCCTGGACCGGGGTGCAGGGCGATTCCGCTTCCGCCGGTGGCCCGTATTCCGGTTCGGCGCAGCCGGGCGGCGCCCTCGATGAACGGGCCGCCCGCGTCGGCTGGCAGCTGCCCGAACGCGTCGCCGTCGGCGTACTGCTCAGGCCCGCGCGGGAGGCCGTGGCGCCCGCCGTCGGGCAGGGCGTGCTGCTCGACATGGAGACCGAGCAGCCCCGCATGGTCATCCCCGACCCGGACGCGGCCGGGCGCCCCGAACTGCTGCGGCGCGCCATGACGGGCTGGTCCGGCGCGATCGGCCCGCCGGTGGCGCTGGCCGACGCCGCCAAGTCGCTGCGCTGGGCGCAGGCCGCGGTCCGCCTGATGGAGCGCGGCCTGCTGCCATCCGGCGAGGTCCTGCACTGCACCGAGCACACCGAGGCCCTGGTCCTGCTGCAGCCCGAGGAGCTCATCGATGACCTGGCCCGGCGCTGCCTCGCACCCCTGGCCCACTGCGGTCCCGCACACGGCCGCCGCCTGGCCGAGACCCTCCTCGCCTGGCTGGAGACGCGGGGCGGTGCGCCCGAAGTGGCGGCCCGGCTCGGCGTCCACCCGCAGACGGTGCGCTACCGCCTGCGGCAGATCAGGGAACTGTGGGGCGACGAGGTGGACGACCCGGACCGCCGCTTCGAGCTCGAACTGGTCCTGAGAGCAAGGAGGTTGCGGGGCGAGCTGGGACCGGTGGGCCGATCGGCGGCGCGCGGGTAGCCTGCCGGGATGGACATAGCGGTACGCGCGCAGGCAGCACTCGGCGAGGGCCCCACGTGGGACGCCGCCGCCCGGCGGCTCATCTGGGTCGACATCCTGAGCTCACGCGTCCACACCTACGACCCGTCGACCGGGCACCGCTCGGTCATGGCCACCGAACAGCACGTCGGCGCCGCCAAGCCCCGCGCGGGCGGCGGCCTGGTGGTCAACCTCCGGGACGGAGTGGGACTTTACGACGCCGCAGCCGACGGTTCCGCTTTCCGGTGGCTGCACCGCGATGTCGTACCGGGCCGCCGGGGCAACGACGCGGCGGTCGCACCGGACGGTGCCCTCTGGGCGGGCACCATGCGCTACGACGAGACACCGGGCGCCGCCAACTTCATCCGCCTCACCGGCGACGGCACCGCCACCGAGGTGTTCGGCGACGTATCCGTGAGCAACGGCATCGGCTGGAGCCCCGACGGCCGCCTCATGTACTACATCGACACCCCGACCCGGCGCATCGACGTACTGGACCTCGGCGACGACCGACTCCCGCGCTCCCGGCGCCCCTTGGCGGTCGTCGAGGACAGCGCCGGCTACCCCGACGGGCTCACCGTCGACGCCGACGGCTGCGTCTGGGTCGCCCTGTGGGACGGCGCCGCCGTCCGCCGCTACACCCCGTCCGGCGCCCTGGATCGGGTGATCGAACTCCCCGTGGCGCGCCCCACCGCGTGCGCGTTCGGCGGCA encodes:
- a CDS encoding DUF3068 domain-containing protein; the protein is MRRTASPLSLVLLGLGVFLLVLAPLLAWYVEPRAKRTPVDIDTITVFKGKGSYFDTKKIKTVHNKNLTITRQVRGDVEDSTKEHAVWDVVTSVDPDKSLPAADPHDSLLFTQERWVTDRETNRPVHCCGEKPYFEGEAYLKFPFDVEKRSYVWWDNTLGATVPLTFRGTKKIQGYEGYRFTAKVKPTKTGTRLVPGRLVGQPKRSNVLAEEWYANHGVELVADKTTGRIIYAAVGPRKTLRAPGSEKDATVLLDSKRIAFTAKTQKTQVGLADDDSSRLKLVGTTLPVGAGALGALLTAAGVVLVVRGRRSNSGANGSGGLDSAAEPDRPNGDTSPSALQPTTM
- a CDS encoding helix-turn-helix domain-containing protein encodes the protein MLVRQFAALALDEVPALAQDILREIRAEYPGLPVVLDDSGEPMALIGIRRALEGFVQQIAAGEGRPCYPLEVFQEFGRGEGLHGRSLDSLQAIYRLGVRLAWRRLAEIGQQIEIPPPAMYELAESGFEYLDGLVDQSVRGYAEAAARQAGERLRLQRKLMELLLSERRGDAWTGVQGDSASAGGPYSGSAQPGGALDERAARVGWQLPERVAVGVLLRPAREAVAPAVGQGVLLDMETEQPRMVIPDPDAAGRPELLRRAMTGWSGAIGPPVALADAAKSLRWAQAAVRLMERGLLPSGEVLHCTEHTEALVLLQPEELIDDLARRCLAPLAHCGPAHGRRLAETLLAWLETRGGAPEVAARLGVHPQTVRYRLRQIRELWGDEVDDPDRRFELELVLRARRLRGELGPVGRSAARG
- a CDS encoding SMP-30/gluconolactonase/LRE family protein, which encodes MDIAVRAQAALGEGPTWDAAARRLIWVDILSSRVHTYDPSTGHRSVMATEQHVGAAKPRAGGGLVVNLRDGVGLYDAAADGSAFRWLHRDVVPGRRGNDAAVAPDGALWAGTMRYDETPGAANFIRLTGDGTATEVFGDVSVSNGIGWSPDGRLMYYIDTPTRRIDVLDLGDDRLPRSRRPLAVVEDSAGYPDGLTVDADGCVWVALWDGAAVRRYTPSGALDRVIELPVARPTACAFGGTDLRDLYITSARTGLDAPHPLSGSVLVVPDAGQGVAQAAFAG